A part of Augochlora pura isolate Apur16 chromosome 1, APUR_v2.2.1, whole genome shotgun sequence genomic DNA contains:
- the LOC144470813 gene encoding uncharacterized protein LOC144470813, producing MARITGHHGTRNVRKKKGRSRKPNIAMLVYQYLRLGPQPAESNSFLPQSPKRRRTVRKSLHPRVTNAKNMVKEHRKIYKSNEAPRIIKREKYPRYRRDDFEATNDMKRYIQKALNFGIEANYLIPTDDSGRVVRVTSNLANDGIYLRDAGSIDNTVSQDKERSPHRSPVQWADGDVQEPRSRRSRRKRRRSRSRRRRSRRRKRGRRRSRSDNAEYEVGEDDDYEFDNQPERKSSSETAAAAAKEKRNERATNESDGEKTIARKEEDGSDLSLDDDETDEDEKKGDDAANKS from the exons ATGGCCAGAATAACGGGACATCATGGCACGCGGAACGTTCGCAAGAAAA AAGGGCGGAGCCGTAAGCCAAACATCGCCATGCTCGTTTACCAGTACCTCAGGCTGGGCCCTCAGCCGGCCGAGTCTAACAGCTTTTTGCCCCAATCACCTAAGCGTCGCAGAACAGTTCGGAAATCCTTGCATCCCCGAGTCACCAACGCCAAAAACATGGTCAAAGAACATAGAAAAATCTACAAGAGCAACGAGGCGCCGCGCATTATCAAACGGGAGAAATATCCAAGATACAGAAGGGACGACTTCGAAG CTACAAACGATATGAAGAGATACATCCAGAAAGCCCTAAACTTCGGCATAGAGGCCAATTACCTGATTCCAACAGATGACAGCGGCAGAGTAGTTCGCGTGACTTCGAACCTTGCGAACGACGGCATTTATCTGAGGGACGCCGGGTCCATCGACAATACAGTTTCACAAGATAAGGAGCGAAGTCCTCATCGGTCTCCGGTCCAATGGGCGGATGGAGATGTGCAAGAACCTAGGAGCCGAAGATCGCGTAGGAAGCGGCGGCGATCTAGATCCAGAAGGCGGAGATCTCGTCGACGTAAACGTGGCAGAAGGCGCAGCAG GTCCGACAACGCGGAGTACGAGGTCGGCGAGGACGACGATTACGAGTTCGACAACCAgccggagagaaagagcagcTCGgagaccgccgccgccgcggccaaAGAGAAGAGGAACGAGCGCGCGACGAACGAGTCGGACGGCGAGAAAACGATCGCGCGGAAGGAGGAGGACGGCTCGGATTTGTCGTTGGACGACGACGAGACCGACGAGGACGAGAAGAAGGGGGACGACGCGGCGAATAAATCGTGA
- the LOC144471178 gene encoding uncharacterized protein LOC144471178: protein MKERHRAMALPQKRKPRNSTGKDRAIETRYTNRQYRKRPEVSRRVQTNRSIDVPELVYRLLNTDKHNQGMIPGQKGGKRSKDDRALYREKIRKYRDLGEVSDDTSFVHESSASRSGTEYTKSGATSMENLSRVMEVTNSSWASGSGNSSVSNASMEPIAPTNSIDNTRALLKKKSLVQIINNYIKAGIEEGKRHAKRYIRKALSFGVKSGYLIPTDPKGQMIRIAPTLVESRRSNPESRKRRRRARQGQEDLPYVEQKEQRRRPTPSLTTKRKPRRDASIERMVPRKRIRSSAATKPSLLYHSSYATSRKKNAQLAHHELPGNKKKEQVAQRKSASRRAEHTNRKKRTTGYKDEVMEQRQTRRTRSRKSPYTAKAANHGYSKSREDLTDEDDNSTKSSDNDANRATVTERRKSGSSGEGCEHEGADENPGNPQREVVEQIELPNNDEKEKIPVEDVH from the exons ATGAAGGAACGCCATCGAGCAATGGCGTTGCCACAGAAGAGGAAGCCGAGGAACTCGACCGGAAAGGACCGGGCGATTGAGACACGGTACACAAATCGACAGTATCGCAAGCGGCCGGAGGTATCGCGTCGAGTGCAGACTAATCGGTCCATCGATGTGCCGGAATTAGTCTACAGGCTGCTGAACACCGATAAACATAACCAAG GGATGATCCCCGGCCAGAAGGGTGGAAAACGTTCGAAGGACGACAGGGCTTTGTACCGCGAGAAAATACGGAAGTATCGGGATCTCGGGGAGGTATCGGACGACACCTCGTTCGTCCACGAGAGCTCGGCGTCCAGAAGCGGGACCGAGTACACAAAATCGGGGGCAACGTCTATGGAGAACCTGTCGAGGGTGATGGAGGTCACAAATAGCTCCTGGGCATCCGGCTCCGGGAACAGCAGCGTATCGAATGCCTCCATGGAGCCGATCGCTCCTACGAACTCGATCGATAATACGAGGGCGTTGCTCAAAAAGAAGTCCCTCGTCCAGATCATCAACAACTACATCAAGGCTGGCATCGAAGAAG GCAAAAGGCACGCGAAGAGGTACATACGGAAGGCGCTCTCGTTCGGCGTGAAATCCGGGTACTTGATCCCGACGGATCCCAAGGGGCAGATGATCCGCATCGCGCCGACGTTGGTCGAGTCGAGGAGAAGCAACCCGGAGTCGCGCAAGAGACGGCGCCGGGCCAGACAAGGCCAGGAAGATCTGCCGTACGTCGAGCAAAAGGAACAGAGACGCCGGCCGACCCCGTCCTTGACCACCAAGAGGAAACCGCGTCGCGATGCGTCCATAGAACGCATGGTGCCACGAAAACGCATAAGGTCTTCCGCGGCCACGAAACCGTCTCTCCTCTATCACTCGAGTTACGCGACCTCGAGGAAGAAGAACGCGCAGCTCGCTCATCACGAATTGCCTGGGAACAAGAAGAA GGAGCAAGTGGCGCAGCGCAAGTCCGCCAGCAGACGAGCCGAGCATACGAACAGAAAAAAGCGAACCACCGGATACAAGGACGAGGTGATGGAGCAACGACAGACGCGGCGAACTCGGTCCAGGAAATCCCCGTACACGGCGAAAGCGGCGAACCACGGTTATTCCAAGAGTCGGGAGGATTTAACGGACGAGGACGATAACAGTACAAAGTCGAGCGATAACGACGCGAATCGGGCGACCGTGACCGAACGACGGAAGTCGGGATCCAGCGGCGAAGGGTGCGAGCACGAGGGCGCCGACGAGAATCCAGGAAACCCGCAGCGGGAAGTCGTCGAACAGATCGAATTGCCGAACAAcgacgagaaagagaagatCCCGGTCGAAGATGTACACTAG
- the Task7 gene encoding TWIK-related acid-sensitive K[+] channel 7 isoform X2: MMKKYNITQEDYKMLEIVIIENKPHKAGPQWKFAGAFYFATLVLAMIGYGHSTPVTIGGKAFCMAYAMVGIPLGLVMFQSIGERLNKFASVVIKRAKTYLRCKKTEATEMNLMLAAGMLSSIIITTGAAVFSRYEGWSYFDSFYYCFVTLTTIGFGDYVALQNDHALSNKPGYVALSLVFILFGLAVVAASINLLVLRFMTMNTGDARRDDNELQVASHHLLTLDGEVVAVNGKLLAGHMALVPDADDCVSVCSCTCLGPATSELLDQGYQGYRPPTAASLRVKRASV, translated from the exons ATGATGAAGAAGTACAACATCACGCAGGAGGACTACAAGATGCTCGAGATCGTGATAATCGAGAACAAGCCGCACAAGGCTGGTCCACAATGGAAGTTCGCGGGTGCCTTTTATTTCGCGACCCTCGTGCTCGCTATGATAG GATACGGGCATTCGACACCGGTGACCATAGGCGGCAAAGCGTTCTGCATGGCGTACGCCATGGTGGGCATCCCCCTCGGTCTGGTGATGTTCCAAAGCATCGGTGAACGTCTGAACAAGTTCGCTTCCGTGGTGATCAAACGGGCGAAGACCTATCTGCGATGCAAGAAGACAGAGGCGACGGAGATGAACCTGATGCTCGCGGCTGGCATGCTCTCGAGCATCATAATCaccaccggcgcggcggtgttCTCGCGCTACGAGGGATGGAGCTACTTCGACAGCTTCTACTACTGCTTCGTCACGCTTACCACCATCGGATTCGGTGATTACGTCGCCCTCCAG aaCGATCACGCGCTTTCGAACAAACCAGGATACGTGGCCTTAAGTTTAGTCTTCATACTGTTCGGCTTGGCCGTCGTGGCCGCCAGCATTAATCTGCTCGTGCTGCGCTTCATGACAAT GAACACAGGGGACGCTCGTCGCGACGACAACGAGCTGCAGGTTGCCTCGCATCATTTGCTGACCCTGGACGGCGAGGTGGTGGCCGTCAACGGTAAGCTGCTGGCCGGCCACATGGCGCTGGTGCCGGACGCGGACGATTGCGTGAGCGTGTGCTCGTGCACCTGTCTCGGGCCGGCCACCTCGGAGCTTCTCGACCAGGGCTACCAGGGCTACAGACCTCCGACCGCTGCCAGCCTTCGCGTGAAACGCGCATCCGTCTGA
- the Task7 gene encoding TWIK-related acid-sensitive K[+] channel 7 isoform X1, whose amino-acid sequence MKRQNVRTLSLVVCTFTYLLIGAAVFDALESNTERKRWEFLSEVRRNMMKKYNITQEDYKMLEIVIIENKPHKAGPQWKFAGAFYFATLVLAMIGYGHSTPVTIGGKAFCMAYAMVGIPLGLVMFQSIGERLNKFASVVIKRAKTYLRCKKTEATEMNLMLAAGMLSSIIITTGAAVFSRYEGWSYFDSFYYCFVTLTTIGFGDYVALQNDHALSNKPGYVALSLVFILFGLAVVAASINLLVLRFMTMNTGDARRDDNELQVASHHLLTLDGEVVAVNGKLLAGHMALVPDADDCVSVCSCTCLGPATSELLDQGYQGYRPPTAASLRVKRASV is encoded by the exons ATGAAGAGGCAGAATGTCAGGACCTTGTCGCTGGTAGTGTGCACGTTCACGTATTTGCTAATAGGGGCGGCGGTGTTCGACGCGCTCGAGTCGAACACGGAGAGGAAACGCTGGGAGTTTCTCTCCG AGGTACGCCGGAACATGATGAAGAAGTACAACATCACGCAGGAGGACTACAAGATGCTCGAGATCGTGATAATCGAGAACAAGCCGCACAAGGCTGGTCCACAATGGAAGTTCGCGGGTGCCTTTTATTTCGCGACCCTCGTGCTCGCTATGATAG GATACGGGCATTCGACACCGGTGACCATAGGCGGCAAAGCGTTCTGCATGGCGTACGCCATGGTGGGCATCCCCCTCGGTCTGGTGATGTTCCAAAGCATCGGTGAACGTCTGAACAAGTTCGCTTCCGTGGTGATCAAACGGGCGAAGACCTATCTGCGATGCAAGAAGACAGAGGCGACGGAGATGAACCTGATGCTCGCGGCTGGCATGCTCTCGAGCATCATAATCaccaccggcgcggcggtgttCTCGCGCTACGAGGGATGGAGCTACTTCGACAGCTTCTACTACTGCTTCGTCACGCTTACCACCATCGGATTCGGTGATTACGTCGCCCTCCAG aaCGATCACGCGCTTTCGAACAAACCAGGATACGTGGCCTTAAGTTTAGTCTTCATACTGTTCGGCTTGGCCGTCGTGGCCGCCAGCATTAATCTGCTCGTGCTGCGCTTCATGACAAT GAACACAGGGGACGCTCGTCGCGACGACAACGAGCTGCAGGTTGCCTCGCATCATTTGCTGACCCTGGACGGCGAGGTGGTGGCCGTCAACGGTAAGCTGCTGGCCGGCCACATGGCGCTGGTGCCGGACGCGGACGATTGCGTGAGCGTGTGCTCGTGCACCTGTCTCGGGCCGGCCACCTCGGAGCTTCTCGACCAGGGCTACCAGGGCTACAGACCTCCGACCGCTGCCAGCCTTCGCGTGAAACGCGCATCCGTCTGA